The following proteins are encoded in a genomic region of Alistipes shahii WAL 8301:
- a CDS encoding DUF1896 family protein codes for MPDKQHHTPTGELSYYGLSLLSYLKDSHPELIAESEFIAERADSAAQAYSEAIRSGCNHIEAEEIAREELCRGLHFSPYNTLVNILWREFEAEIPEDTARQAALRLLPLCRGVLEKYDLTDDFADTPDYELFYTELTGTVQILLEDGIQ; via the coding sequence ATGCCAGACAAGCAACACCATACCCCCACGGGGGAATTGTCCTATTACGGACTTTCGTTACTATCCTACCTCAAGGACAGCCACCCGGAACTCATCGCCGAAAGTGAGTTCATCGCCGAGCGGGCCGACAGCGCCGCCCAAGCGTACAGCGAGGCGATCCGTTCGGGCTGCAACCACATCGAGGCCGAAGAAATTGCCCGCGAGGAACTCTGCCGCGGACTGCACTTTTCACCCTACAACACGCTGGTAAACATCCTCTGGAGGGAATTCGAGGCGGAGATTCCCGAGGATACCGCCCGGCAGGCGGCTCTACGCCTGCTGCCCCTCTGCCGCGGGGTGCTGGAGAAGTACGACCTCACGGACGACTTCGCCGACACGCCCGACTATGAACTGTTCTATACCGAACTGACGGGAACCGTCCAAATACTTCTCGAAGATGGCATTCAATAA
- a CDS encoding type IA DNA topoisomerase, with protein MQVIIAEKPSVAREIAAIVGATNRKDGFIEGNGYAVTWAFGHLVGLAMPQQYGIAGFRRENLPILPSSFILLPRQVREGKEYKADPGVVKQLGILRELFGMAERIIVATDAGREGELIFRYIYSYLECRTPFVRLWISSLTDRAIREGLQHLRPGNEYDNLYLSAKARSEADWIVGINASQALAVAAGRGVWSLGRVQTPTLAIICSRYLENKAFKPAAYFRLKLSTAKEGTEFTVLSTEKFDGREKAEAARAEVIGARTVRVVNVERKETREQPPLLYDLTTLQKEANSRYGFSAEKTLDIAQSLYEKKFITYPRTGSRYISEDVAEEIPALIGNMTRYPRFAEYAGRMDTASLSRRSVDNEKIADHHALLPTENLPSELDADHRIVYEMVAGRMLETFSGACVKENTSLTLQSAGHDFTARGSIMVETGWRAVLNEPVEEKEEDMTLLPDIVQGDELPVKGCVTEQKQTRPRPLHTESSLLAAMETAGRELSDEAEREAMKDAGIGTPATRAAIIETLFAREYVRREKKSLVPTDKGLAVYAVVRDKKIADVAMTGGWELALSKIATGEMDAPTFHRGIEVFASQIAKELLEARIDGAESDTACPRCGRPVVFYPKLAKCQNPDCGLTVWRTVARKELTDKQLAELLTKGKTGTIRGFVKNGGGTFDAALTLDDQFKTSFVFEPRDTPRQGKRNKRK; from the coding sequence ATGCAAGTTATTATCGCAGAAAAGCCCTCGGTGGCGCGTGAGATCGCCGCCATCGTGGGAGCCACGAACCGTAAAGACGGTTTTATAGAGGGAAACGGCTATGCCGTAACCTGGGCCTTCGGCCACCTGGTCGGGCTGGCAATGCCCCAACAGTATGGCATCGCGGGTTTCCGCCGGGAAAACCTGCCTATCCTGCCATCATCGTTCATCCTCCTGCCCCGGCAGGTTCGGGAGGGTAAAGAGTATAAGGCCGACCCGGGTGTCGTGAAGCAGCTCGGTATTCTCCGGGAATTGTTCGGCATGGCCGAGCGCATCATCGTCGCGACCGACGCGGGGCGTGAAGGGGAGCTGATCTTCCGCTACATCTACTCTTACCTGGAATGCCGTACCCCTTTCGTGCGGTTATGGATCAGCAGCCTGACCGACCGGGCCATCCGCGAGGGGTTACAACACCTTCGCCCCGGCAACGAATACGACAACCTTTACCTCTCGGCCAAAGCCCGCAGCGAAGCCGACTGGATCGTCGGTATCAACGCCTCGCAAGCGCTTGCTGTGGCTGCCGGGCGGGGTGTCTGGTCGCTCGGACGGGTGCAGACCCCCACGCTGGCGATCATCTGCTCCCGTTACCTGGAGAACAAGGCGTTCAAGCCCGCCGCCTATTTCCGGCTGAAGCTTTCCACGGCAAAGGAGGGCACGGAGTTCACCGTCCTCTCCACGGAGAAATTCGACGGCAGGGAGAAGGCGGAAGCAGCCCGCGCCGAGGTTATCGGCGCCCGAACGGTACGCGTCGTGAACGTGGAGCGCAAGGAGACCAGGGAACAGCCGCCTCTCTTGTACGACCTGACGACACTCCAGAAAGAGGCCAACAGTCGGTATGGTTTTTCGGCAGAAAAAACGCTCGACATCGCCCAGTCGCTTTACGAGAAGAAGTTCATCACTTATCCCCGTACCGGCTCACGCTATATATCGGAAGATGTGGCCGAGGAGATTCCGGCACTCATCGGGAACATGACACGCTATCCCCGTTTCGCGGAATACGCGGGCAGGATGGATACCGCATCTCTCTCCCGCCGAAGCGTGGACAACGAAAAGATCGCCGACCACCACGCGCTGCTTCCCACCGAGAACCTCCCTTCCGAACTGGATGCCGACCACCGCATCGTCTATGAGATGGTCGCGGGGCGGATGCTCGAAACCTTTTCCGGGGCCTGCGTGAAAGAAAACACTTCCCTTACCCTGCAAAGCGCGGGACATGATTTCACGGCCCGCGGCAGTATCATGGTCGAGACGGGCTGGCGGGCCGTCCTGAATGAACCTGTCGAGGAGAAAGAGGAGGACATGACCCTCCTTCCCGACATCGTGCAAGGCGACGAGCTGCCCGTCAAGGGATGCGTCACGGAACAGAAACAGACCCGGCCGCGCCCCCTTCACACGGAATCGAGCCTGCTGGCGGCGATGGAAACCGCCGGACGCGAACTGTCCGACGAGGCCGAACGCGAGGCGATGAAGGATGCCGGCATCGGCACGCCCGCCACCCGTGCCGCCATCATCGAAACGCTCTTTGCCCGCGAGTATGTCAGGCGAGAGAAAAAGTCGCTTGTACCCACGGACAAGGGACTGGCCGTGTATGCCGTGGTCAGGGACAAGAAGATCGCCGATGTCGCCATGACGGGCGGCTGGGAACTGGCCCTCTCGAAGATCGCCACCGGGGAGATGGACGCCCCGACGTTCCATCGCGGTATCGAGGTCTTCGCCTCGCAAATCGCCAAAGAACTGCTGGAAGCAAGAATCGACGGCGCGGAGAGTGACACAGCCTGCCCGCGTTGCGGCAGGCCCGTGGTGTTCTATCCCAAACTCGCCAAGTGTCAGAATCCCGATTGCGGCCTGACCGTATGGAGAACCGTGGCCCGCAAGGAGCTGACCGACAAGCAGCTCGCGGAACTGCTGACCAAAGGCAAAACCGGCACGATCCGGGGATTCGTCAAAAACGGCGGCGGGACGTTCGACGCGGCCCTCACGCTCGATGACCAGTTCAAGACCTCGTTCGTTTTCGAACCGCGCGATACTCCCAGGCAGGGAAAGAGGAACAAACGGAAATAA